One genomic segment of Candidatus Thermodiscus eudorianus includes these proteins:
- a CDS encoding phenylalanine--tRNA ligase subunit alpha: MTGGRISVSKSEYDLLKRIIESGIREDYLDAAARKLGISKSTLASLLMLLADKGLVEVEEETREYNYLTDKGRDALRNGLPERRLVETVLRTGGEADIGEIRRVLGGESGIAIGQARKKGYITIESGRVRLVRDPRVVLEELGKLEEVLKAVDRGEDVSVPKELVERGLVRSKREIKRKFKLVHDPKTILDKVVVEYAKLTSSLVSTGEWRRIRLRRYDITAEPPRIYPARKHFLVEFIEMLRDIMKELGFIEVRGPLVEIELFNFDVLFQAQDHPAREIHDTLWIKEPRKADLSAYSDLVERVARIHERGWGYKWNPDIAARLLLRSQTTSVSARILVERPKPPIRFFTLGRVYRSDVVDATHLPEFHQLDGIMGWKGYTFRDLIGLLQEVAKRLGLNLKLKPGYFPFTEPSVEGYVQLPNGRWLELFGAGLFRPEVLEAAGVDYPVGAWGFGVERLAAAVLGISDIRELYTKDVKKIMEFKVRSV; this comes from the coding sequence TTGACAGGCGGTAGGATTAGCGTAAGTAAGAGCGAGTACGATTTACTGAAGAGGATCATCGAGTCCGGGATAAGAGAGGATTACCTTGACGCGGCAGCCAGAAAGCTGGGAATCAGCAAGTCAACGCTAGCCAGCCTCCTAATGCTCTTGGCAGACAAGGGCCTAGTTGAGGTCGAGGAGGAAACCCGTGAGTATAACTATTTGACCGACAAGGGCCGTGATGCGTTGAGAAATGGTCTTCCAGAGAGGAGACTCGTTGAGACCGTTCTTAGAACGGGAGGGGAGGCTGATATTGGAGAGATCCGTAGAGTTCTGGGTGGAGAGTCGGGCATTGCCATAGGTCAGGCTAGGAAGAAGGGGTACATTACCATTGAGTCGGGTAGGGTTAGGCTAGTTAGGGATCCAAGGGTGGTGCTAGAGGAGCTCGGGAAGCTGGAGGAGGTTCTCAAAGCTGTTGATAGGGGTGAGGATGTTAGTGTTCCTAAAGAGTTAGTAGAGAGAGGCCTGGTTAGGTCGAAGAGGGAAATCAAGAGGAAATTCAAGCTTGTTCACGATCCAAAAACGATCCTGGATAAAGTCGTCGTGGAATACGCCAAGCTAACCAGTTCGTTAGTGTCGACAGGTGAGTGGCGGCGCATACGTTTGAGGCGCTATGATATAACGGCAGAACCGCCCCGGATATACCCGGCTAGGAAGCATTTCCTAGTAGAGTTCATTGAGATGCTGCGCGATATAATGAAGGAGCTAGGCTTTATAGAGGTTAGGGGGCCCTTGGTTGAAATAGAGCTATTTAACTTCGACGTTCTATTCCAGGCCCAAGACCATCCTGCACGGGAGATACATGACACGCTATGGATAAAAGAGCCCCGGAAAGCAGACCTCTCAGCTTATAGCGATCTCGTGGAGAGAGTCGCACGCATCCACGAGAGGGGATGGGGTTACAAGTGGAACCCGGATATAGCTGCTCGGCTACTCTTAAGGAGTCAAACTACAAGTGTCTCAGCGAGAATCCTTGTGGAAAGGCCGAAGCCGCCTATACGCTTCTTCACTCTCGGACGAGTTTACAGGAGCGATGTCGTCGATGCAACGCATCTACCGGAGTTTCATCAGCTAGACGGTATTATGGGCTGGAAGGGTTACACTTTCAGGGATTTAATCGGACTTTTACAGGAGGTTGCTAAAAGACTTGGCTTGAATCTTAAGCTCAAACCGGGTTACTTCCCCTTCACAGAGCCAAGTGTAGAGGGATATGTTCAGTTGCCTAATGGAAGATGGCTTGAGTTGTTTGGCGCTGGCCTCTTCAGGCCAGAGGTTCTTGAGGCGGCTGGCGTGGATTATCCAGTGGGCGCGTGGGGCTTTGGAGTCGAGAGGTTGGCTGCCGCGGTATTAGGTATTAGTGATATCAGGGAATTATATACTAAAGATGTAAAGAAAATTATGGAGTTTAAGGTTAGGAGTGTATAG
- a CDS encoding DUF2118 domain-containing protein, with protein MAKDYSREDYRFPIVYAEGVSSTEYLHPDLKSRKYIITPSNKGNGLGKIVYEEGIQLAFDLLKARTTREIAVRVPWKDDKAMLLKRDTPVIIYQVEGVQTVFYAFEGDDLRSGDVLAYVLTGKGETRTVRVDEDATVFYIAWQPGTHPPRYIVVLAREEDLIVLERAR; from the coding sequence GTGGCCAAAGACTATTCACGAGAAGACTACCGGTTCCCAATCGTCTATGCAGAAGGAGTCTCCTCCACCGAGTACCTGCATCCCGATCTAAAGTCGAGAAAATACATAATCACGCCAAGTAACAAGGGCAATGGTCTAGGCAAGATAGTCTACGAGGAAGGAATACAACTAGCTTTTGACTTACTCAAGGCTAGAACTACACGGGAAATCGCCGTTAGGGTGCCTTGGAAAGACGACAAGGCGATGCTGCTAAAACGGGACACACCGGTTATCATATACCAAGTAGAGGGTGTGCAGACTGTGTTTTACGCTTTTGAGGGGGATGATTTGAGGAGTGGTGATGTATTGGCGTATGTATTGACGGGTAAGGGGGAGACGCGGACTGTGAGGGTCGATGAGGATGCGACTGTTTTTTATATTGCATGGCAGCCTGGGACGCACCCGCCTAGGTATATAGTTGTTCTGGCTAGGGAAGAGGATCTTATAGTGCTTGAAAGGGCTAGATAG
- the pheT gene encoding phenylalanine--tRNA ligase subunit beta, whose protein sequence is MPVLRFKTERLVRLTGLTIGELQEALFRLKCETELIEDEFEVEINPDRPDMYLGEGIGRAVLGLQGARLGWRKPRTTTTEYSLRVEPPAKRPYIAAAVIYNVNVDEDFLPELIQFQEKLHDTIGRRRKKVAIGFHDLEKLPSTSLKYTSVKTSEEMKPLEHGEKMTIGEILRTTPQGEKYGTLSLDSRDNSHPALYSGDEIIAIPPVINSDITRMEPGTRDLFVDVTGTDLQTVLKVLDIIASNLAERPGVYIGMVKVVNADDNSILHTPVLKFEKLTLKSDYVNSTLGLSLRPPDIKNALERMLYNVEMSGADLHVEVPPFRADVLGGIDLVEDIAMAIGYEELGFNRPVVTDPGKLMAETRVSRLLRDLAIGLGFTEVAQLTLTSPGLLDLTGYRERVEIANPVQLEYSVLRPSLVPTLLTVAQRNVHASKPVKVFEIGSIVIPGEPPRDEYRIGFLVMDDEVGYEDIQAVIYSILRILDIKFSVREYRHPAFIEGRTAEIIDAKGRHLGIAGEISPEVLEKMEIGYPIAVAELNLEVLAEWKFKTQNPT, encoded by the coding sequence TTGCCGGTACTGAGGTTTAAGACCGAGAGGCTGGTCAGGCTAACCGGGCTCACTATAGGCGAGCTGCAAGAGGCGTTATTTAGACTCAAGTGCGAGACTGAACTAATAGAGGACGAGTTCGAAGTCGAGATAAACCCCGACAGGCCCGACATGTATCTGGGAGAAGGGATAGGTAGGGCAGTCCTGGGGTTACAAGGTGCTAGGCTGGGCTGGCGAAAGCCAAGGACTACGACCACAGAGTATTCGCTGAGAGTAGAGCCCCCGGCCAAGAGACCCTATATTGCTGCGGCGGTAATCTACAACGTCAACGTCGATGAAGACTTTCTCCCCGAGCTAATACAGTTCCAAGAGAAGCTCCACGATACGATAGGGAGGAGGAGGAAAAAAGTCGCCATAGGCTTCCATGACCTAGAGAAGCTACCTTCAACCAGTCTCAAATACACAAGCGTAAAAACTAGTGAGGAAATGAAGCCATTAGAGCACGGGGAAAAGATGACAATCGGCGAGATTCTGAGGACTACACCTCAGGGTGAAAAGTATGGCACCCTGTCCCTGGACAGCAGGGATAACTCGCACCCCGCTCTATACTCGGGTGACGAGATAATCGCGATTCCACCCGTCATTAACTCTGACATCACCCGGATGGAACCTGGGACACGAGATCTGTTCGTAGACGTGACGGGGACAGATCTACAAACCGTTTTAAAGGTACTCGATATAATCGCGTCTAACCTAGCCGAGCGGCCCGGCGTCTACATAGGCATGGTAAAGGTGGTCAACGCCGATGACAATAGCATACTCCACACGCCCGTTCTTAAATTCGAGAAGTTAACATTGAAGAGCGACTATGTGAATTCGACTCTAGGACTCTCACTGAGGCCCCCTGATATAAAGAACGCCCTGGAACGGATGCTGTATAACGTAGAGATGTCCGGGGCGGATCTACACGTTGAAGTACCACCCTTCAGAGCCGACGTACTAGGCGGGATAGACCTGGTCGAAGACATAGCAATGGCCATCGGTTACGAGGAACTCGGCTTTAATAGACCCGTTGTAACCGATCCAGGCAAGCTAATGGCCGAAACCAGAGTATCCCGTCTATTGAGGGATCTAGCTATAGGGCTTGGATTCACCGAGGTAGCACAGCTAACACTAACAAGCCCAGGGCTACTGGATTTGACTGGTTACAGAGAGCGTGTCGAGATAGCGAACCCCGTTCAGCTAGAATACAGTGTCCTGAGGCCTAGCCTGGTCCCCACGCTACTGACAGTGGCTCAGCGTAACGTGCATGCTAGCAAGCCTGTGAAGGTCTTCGAGATAGGGAGTATTGTCATACCTGGCGAGCCTCCCAGGGACGAGTATCGTATAGGGTTCCTGGTAATGGATGATGAGGTTGGATACGAGGACATACAGGCAGTCATCTACTCTATACTAAGAATACTCGATATTAAATTCTCTGTCAGGGAGTATAGGCATCCAGCCTTCATAGAAGGCAGAACGGCCGAAATCATCGACGCAAAGGGACGACACCTAGGGATAGCCGGAGAGATCTCACCCGAAGTACTGGAGAAGATGGAGATAGGATATCCTATTGCCGTGGCTGAACTTAACCTAGAGGTGCTGGCAGAATGGAAGTTCAAGACACAGAACCCGACATAA
- a CDS encoding polyprenyl synthetase family protein: MTEFSYLKDALNKYPPMIDMYIFNELLKGDPEYVYKASQHLLKAGGKRLRPIIVLVTARMLGGQDAESKALPLAAAVEVFHNFTLVHDDIMDQDEFRRGVPTVHKVWGEATAILAGDLLFSLSFKAISRSSERGLSQEGLVRAFKVLTEASVRVSRGQGYDMLFEKLDDVDYHDYLQMVYLKTGALIEASAKLGAIAAGVDESIVEKLGDYGAFVGVAFQIRDDILGVFGDPEKTGKPIYNDLRRGKKTLLVLYAMKHARGEDRNLVKRVLSGYYSDEDLKRVVDIIVGTGALKYAESLAEKYVENAKRIMDDLKAAGLIADIKSLEILKELAEFSIKRDR, encoded by the coding sequence ATGACGGAGTTCTCGTACCTTAAAGATGCACTAAACAAGTACCCGCCCATGATAGACATGTATATATTCAATGAGTTGTTGAAAGGTGATCCAGAGTACGTTTACAAGGCATCGCAACATCTATTGAAAGCTGGCGGGAAAAGGCTTAGACCAATCATAGTACTCGTGACTGCTAGGATGCTTGGAGGACAAGATGCAGAATCCAAGGCGTTACCTTTAGCTGCAGCTGTAGAAGTGTTTCACAACTTCACCCTAGTACACGACGATATAATGGACCAAGATGAGTTCAGGCGTGGAGTACCGACGGTCCACAAGGTTTGGGGCGAGGCTACGGCCATACTAGCTGGCGACCTATTATTTAGCTTATCCTTTAAGGCAATATCCAGGTCAAGCGAGAGAGGGCTATCCCAGGAGGGTTTGGTTAGAGCGTTTAAGGTATTAACTGAAGCCAGTGTCCGAGTCTCTAGGGGCCAAGGCTATGATATGTTGTTTGAGAAGCTAGACGATGTCGATTACCACGACTACCTACAGATGGTTTATTTAAAAACGGGGGCACTCATAGAAGCTAGCGCCAAGTTAGGGGCAATCGCAGCAGGCGTCGACGAGTCTATTGTCGAGAAACTGGGTGATTATGGGGCTTTCGTAGGAGTTGCTTTCCAGATAAGGGACGATATACTAGGGGTCTTCGGTGATCCAGAGAAAACAGGTAAGCCTATATATAACGATCTCAGACGGGGTAAGAAGACTCTCCTTGTCCTCTATGCTATGAAGCATGCTAGAGGCGAAGACAGGAACCTGGTTAAAAGAGTTTTATCCGGTTACTATTCCGATGAGGATCTGAAGAGGGTTGTTGATATAATCGTCGGGACAGGGGCTCTTAAGTATGCGGAGTCGCTTGCTGAGAAGTATGTTGAGAATGCGAAGAGAATAATGGACGATTTAAAGGCGGCTGGATTGATAGCTGATATCAAATCGTTAGAAATATTAAAAGAATTAGCTGAATTCTCTATAAAGAGGGACAGGTGA
- a CDS encoding glutamate--tRNA ligase, with product MRKLDENLEKIVKGYALKNAVKHGGQAKIGSVMSMLLGDYPELKSRAKEIVVLVKEIVDEINSLSLDEQKKLLEEEYPWLQQGEEERRDEVKGLPPLPDAIEGGVVTRFAPNPDFVIHLGNARPAILSDEYAKMYKGKMILRFEDTDPRTKTPLPEAYGLIKEDLKWLNVEWHDEYIQSLRMEIFYNVAREVIKRGCAYVDLCREKSKELLSRGQYCETRDKPVEWQLEEFQKMVSGYYDEGEAVLRIKTDPKHPNPSVRDWVAFRIIDTEKYPHPLVGSKYSAWPTYNFAVSVDDHLMGVTHVLRGKEHQVNTEKQSYVYKCMEWKPPVFIHFGRLKLEGFIMSKSYIRKLLEENPGKFLGYDDPRFGTIAGLRRRGILPEAIRQLILEVGVKRGDARISWDNLAAMNRKLLDPLADRLMFVWDPLELALDIPGCLKAKIPYHPDRPERSRVIEVCPGDKVVINREDARGEVRLIGLGNFRLEDGRAVLVTPDLEYARNRKLPIIQWVPLSGSRQLIVLEPRGLEFDEYRGLVESAISEYKVDSRLQLMRFGFIRIDEEEGGVYKAFLTHR from the coding sequence GTGAGGAAATTGGATGAAAATCTAGAGAAAATTGTAAAAGGTTATGCTCTTAAGAATGCAGTAAAGCATGGTGGGCAAGCGAAGATAGGTAGTGTAATGTCGATGCTCCTGGGCGATTATCCCGAGCTTAAATCGCGGGCAAAAGAGATAGTAGTGCTTGTAAAGGAGATAGTTGATGAGATCAACTCGCTCTCGCTCGATGAACAGAAGAAGCTGCTAGAAGAGGAATACCCCTGGCTTCAGCAAGGCGAAGAAGAGAGGAGAGATGAGGTGAAGGGTTTACCGCCACTGCCAGACGCTATAGAGGGTGGTGTGGTGACGCGGTTCGCGCCAAATCCAGACTTCGTTATTCATCTCGGGAACGCCAGGCCAGCCATATTGAGCGACGAATACGCTAAGATGTACAAGGGTAAGATGATTCTTCGCTTTGAGGACACGGATCCTAGAACCAAGACCCCGTTACCCGAAGCCTATGGTCTTATCAAGGAGGATCTAAAGTGGCTTAACGTCGAGTGGCATGATGAATACATTCAGAGTCTAAGGATGGAGATCTTCTACAATGTAGCTAGGGAAGTGATCAAAAGAGGATGCGCCTATGTAGATTTGTGCAGAGAGAAGTCAAAGGAACTCCTCTCAAGAGGCCAATACTGCGAGACGCGGGATAAACCAGTAGAATGGCAGCTCGAAGAATTCCAGAAGATGGTATCGGGCTATTACGATGAGGGCGAGGCAGTGCTCCGTATAAAGACAGACCCGAAGCACCCCAATCCGAGCGTCAGGGACTGGGTTGCTTTCAGGATAATAGATACAGAGAAGTACCCCCACCCGCTAGTCGGTTCTAAGTATTCCGCGTGGCCAACGTACAACTTCGCAGTGAGTGTCGACGACCACCTCATGGGGGTTACACATGTTCTCAGGGGCAAAGAGCACCAGGTAAACACCGAGAAGCAATCGTATGTCTACAAGTGTATGGAATGGAAACCCCCGGTATTCATCCACTTTGGCAGACTGAAGCTGGAGGGATTCATTATGAGCAAGAGCTACATTAGGAAGCTCCTTGAAGAGAACCCAGGCAAGTTCCTGGGATACGACGACCCACGTTTCGGTACCATAGCCGGGCTTAGGAGGCGAGGGATTCTCCCCGAAGCCATACGCCAACTCATACTAGAAGTTGGAGTGAAACGCGGGGACGCCAGGATAAGCTGGGACAACCTAGCCGCAATGAATAGAAAGCTTCTCGACCCTCTGGCGGATAGGCTAATGTTCGTATGGGACCCACTTGAACTAGCACTAGATATACCCGGTTGCCTTAAGGCAAAGATACCTTATCACCCCGACAGGCCCGAACGATCGAGGGTTATAGAAGTCTGTCCAGGCGATAAGGTAGTCATAAACAGGGAAGACGCACGAGGTGAGGTAAGGCTCATTGGCTTAGGAAACTTTAGATTAGAGGACGGTAGGGCGGTCCTAGTCACCCCAGACTTGGAGTATGCGCGCAATAGGAAGCTACCCATAATACAATGGGTCCCCTTATCCGGTTCTAGACAGTTAATAGTGCTCGAACCAAGAGGTTTAGAGTTCGACGAGTACAGGGGTCTCGTAGAATCTGCTATTAGTGAATACAAGGTTGACAGCAGGCTCCAGTTGATGCGCTTCGGATTCATAAGGATAGACGAAGAGGAGGGTGGAGTATACAAAGCATTCTTAACCCATAGATAG
- a CDS encoding GNAT family N-acetyltransferase, with amino-acid sequence MKRCPLCGKMLAEISIDSRRIIIRGICPEDRDKLLDFYNKLSDETIYTRFFSIIRYFDPYVERLVSKSGILGVVAEDVETGEIVGVAELILEKNGVAEGGIVILESMQGKGLGSTMAKVMRDIARSFGIKRVYGYILADNVKALKLVKKLGGRLKEYYSSMILVEIPLNGD; translated from the coding sequence ATGAAGAGATGTCCGCTATGCGGGAAGATGCTAGCCGAGATATCAATTGACTCGCGGAGAATCATAATACGGGGTATATGCCCCGAGGATCGTGACAAGCTACTGGACTTCTATAACAAGCTGAGCGACGAGACTATATACACTAGGTTCTTCTCCATAATTAGATATTTCGATCCCTATGTGGAGAGGCTCGTGTCTAAGTCCGGGATACTCGGCGTGGTAGCCGAAGATGTAGAGACAGGGGAGATTGTTGGCGTCGCAGAACTTATCCTGGAAAAGAACGGGGTAGCCGAGGGTGGAATTGTTATTCTTGAAAGCATGCAGGGGAAGGGCCTTGGGAGCACTATGGCTAAAGTGATGAGGGATATAGCCAGGAGCTTTGGCATAAAAAGGGTCTATGGGTACATCCTGGCTGACAATGTCAAGGCACTGAAACTTGTTAAAAAACTTGGGGGGCGCCTGAAGGAGTACTATTCTTCGATGATCCTAGTCGAGATTCCATTGAACGGAGATTAG
- the fni gene encoding type 2 isopentenyl-diphosphate Delta-isomerase, with amino-acid sequence MVDDILKDRKLDHINVVLERNPESIHPTLLDDVRIVHNPLPEVDLDDVSLKTNFCGREIPTPLMITGMTGGHPEVEPINEKLARVAQEYGLAMGVGSQRPALKYPELARTYRVARKVAPDIFLVANIGAPQLAREYGIEDVKRAVEMIDADAIAIHLNPGQEAFQKEGDPFYAGVTDKIVEILDHVNVPLIIKETGTGISYEVARELYNIGVKCFDTAGLGGTNWIKVEVLRSLRRGEAPLPAGPLADYWGNPTALAVIETRTAAPGAYIVGSGGIRDGLDAAKVIALGADIAGLALPALRVLIRSGVEGLRKYINSILYQIKSIIFLTGGKRPVDLWRTPITITGRLYEEAKGRGINLTNYINITRINTVGARR; translated from the coding sequence ATGGTTGACGATATACTCAAGGATAGAAAACTAGATCACATCAACGTCGTATTGGAGAGAAATCCTGAGTCAATCCATCCTACACTGCTAGATGACGTCAGGATAGTCCATAACCCATTACCAGAAGTAGACCTAGACGATGTATCCCTGAAAACAAACTTCTGCGGACGAGAGATCCCCACGCCTCTAATGATAACTGGGATGACCGGTGGGCACCCCGAAGTAGAGCCTATTAACGAGAAGTTAGCTAGGGTGGCCCAGGAATATGGCTTGGCAATGGGTGTCGGTAGTCAAAGACCGGCACTCAAGTATCCGGAACTAGCTAGAACGTACAGGGTTGCACGTAAAGTAGCCCCTGACATATTCCTTGTAGCTAATATAGGCGCGCCACAACTGGCCAGGGAGTATGGAATAGAGGATGTAAAAAGAGCTGTTGAGATGATAGACGCCGATGCAATCGCTATACACTTAAACCCAGGCCAGGAAGCTTTTCAAAAAGAGGGTGATCCGTTCTATGCTGGAGTTACTGATAAGATAGTGGAAATACTTGACCACGTCAATGTACCGCTAATAATAAAGGAGACGGGCACAGGGATATCGTATGAAGTAGCTAGGGAACTGTACAATATAGGTGTCAAGTGTTTTGATACTGCGGGACTCGGTGGGACAAACTGGATAAAAGTTGAGGTACTGCGATCACTCAGAAGAGGTGAAGCTCCTCTTCCGGCTGGTCCTTTGGCAGACTATTGGGGTAATCCAACGGCTCTGGCTGTAATCGAAACGAGGACTGCGGCTCCCGGTGCCTATATAGTCGGTAGTGGAGGCATCAGGGACGGTCTCGATGCAGCTAAGGTAATAGCGCTTGGGGCTGACATAGCTGGTCTGGCGTTGCCCGCGCTCCGAGTTTTAATTAGATCTGGAGTCGAGGGGTTAAGAAAGTATATAAATTCAATATTATATCAGATTAAATCAATAATTTTCCTGACAGGTGGAAAGAGACCTGTTGATCTATGGAGAACTCCCATTACTATAACTGGCCGTCTCTACGAAGAGGCAAAGGGCAGAGGCATTAATTTAACGAATTACATCAACATCACTAGGATAAACACGGTGGGAGCCAGGAGATGA
- a CDS encoding nucleoside phosphorylase: MPVHIMAKEGDIAENVIVVGDPLRAKMLSQLLDNPSLVNENRCLLTYTGKWRGNNVTIATHGVGAPSAAIVFEELAQLGARNIVRLGTAGGVGDAVEVGSIVVGDSVSTYLGGCSLAQYFGRYIPPLAPSHTLLHKIIDIFNKHDIKYLVGSVFCSDAFYAETPELEGDLRRMGVLAIEMETGILYALARKNRLNALSILLVSNKLGSHEFLDKQRMEAVFKKIASLTLEALTL, translated from the coding sequence ATGCCTGTACACATAATGGCCAAGGAAGGCGATATAGCCGAGAACGTCATCGTCGTCGGCGACCCGCTGAGAGCCAAGATGCTATCACAACTCCTAGATAATCCGAGCCTAGTTAACGAGAATCGCTGTCTCCTCACCTACACAGGTAAGTGGCGTGGAAACAATGTTACTATTGCCACCCATGGCGTTGGCGCTCCGTCCGCCGCTATAGTTTTCGAGGAACTTGCCCAGCTCGGTGCCAGGAATATAGTTAGACTCGGTACTGCTGGTGGCGTTGGCGACGCCGTCGAGGTCGGCTCGATAGTCGTTGGGGATTCCGTTTCAACATATTTAGGTGGATGCAGCCTAGCGCAGTACTTCGGCAGGTATATACCGCCTCTCGCACCTTCACACACCCTACTACATAAAATTATAGATATATTTAATAAACATGATATAAAGTACCTGGTGGGATCCGTATTCTGCAGCGACGCTTTCTACGCAGAGACTCCAGAGTTAGAGGGCGATCTCCGGAGAATGGGTGTTCTAGCCATAGAAATGGAGACCGGTATACTCTATGCACTAGCCAGGAAAAACAGGTTAAACGCGCTGTCAATACTACTGGTTTCGAATAAACTAGGCTCGCACGAATTCCTAGATAAACAGCGAATGGAAGCAGTGTTCAAGAAGATAGCCTCGCTCACCCTGGAAGCCCTAACCCTGTGA
- a CDS encoding DUF2797 domain-containing protein — MTERAILRLIHKRVEPSGSKKIESRGLFENRSWELKEYKASIDYLVIQYPGGPDAYKYEAKKLSFAPMPWRTFCRWHNGPLFERDEPWRRLYCVVESKSYCRQHKRSIRAIYEYCLGMHAQDALEACKLIDRIDRTEYTVYLTDAGSGRAKVGVTRSFRFLERLSEQAHNLATVLQVTDSLYEARRAEIMVSKAGIATQAKARKLSRLTPSQIAPSLSAIAERASRMLGTEWDHSFVRVLSEATDLVYTTPEFKEDRLAGKSFDLLGYWGGHIVLRSGDAVFHVNASRLMHRDVLLVSQG; from the coding sequence ATGACTGAAAGAGCTATACTACGTTTGATACACAAGAGGGTAGAGCCATCGGGATCAAAGAAGATCGAATCACGGGGTTTATTCGAGAATCGATCCTGGGAGCTGAAGGAGTACAAGGCCTCGATAGACTATCTCGTAATACAGTACCCTGGAGGACCCGATGCCTACAAGTACGAGGCTAAGAAACTGTCTTTTGCACCCATGCCTTGGAGGACCTTCTGTAGATGGCATAATGGTCCCCTCTTTGAAAGGGACGAGCCCTGGAGAAGGCTCTACTGCGTGGTCGAGTCCAAATCCTATTGCAGACAGCATAAAAGATCCATAAGGGCAATATACGAGTATTGCCTAGGCATGCACGCACAAGACGCGTTAGAGGCTTGTAAATTAATCGACAGGATAGACCGGACGGAATACACTGTATACCTTACAGATGCAGGTTCTGGTAGAGCTAAGGTAGGTGTCACTAGATCGTTCAGGTTCCTAGAGAGACTCTCAGAACAGGCCCATAACTTGGCTACGGTACTGCAGGTCACTGACAGCCTCTACGAGGCTAGGAGGGCTGAGATAATGGTGAGTAAGGCGGGCATTGCAACGCAAGCAAAGGCTAGAAAACTGTCCAGACTAACACCATCTCAAATTGCCCCGTCCTTGTCAGCCATCGCGGAGAGGGCATCGCGGATGCTGGGTACCGAATGGGACCACAGTTTTGTAAGGGTGCTGAGCGAGGCCACGGATCTAGTCTATACGACTCCTGAGTTCAAGGAGGATAGATTGGCCGGGAAGTCTTTTGACTTGCTCGGGTACTGGGGCGGGCATATTGTGCTGCGATCAGGCGATGCAGTCTTTCACGTGAATGCGAGCAGATTAATGCACAGGGATGTTTTACTCGTTTCACAGGGTTAG
- a CDS encoding GTP cyclohydrolase, FolE2/MptA family, giving the protein MEVQDTEPDIKLPLEKIGFKGVKRRIKLNTPKGEIVLDLDLDVFISIDGSRRGAHLSRNIEALDLAGLLALGPARSIEEYLEAVSQKLLKLHNYASQVEARARTIYYTEIEYNGIQGVEPVNVEVAVVTRRDGSRTWVTSVTVAAMSVCPSAQISVSQLLKTDNLAPSHVQRVLITGRVTTRGEMARIEDIAHALLDSASAPVFTHLKRMQEARLVIEAHRRPMFAEDIARSALCNLAKRLKKKVSTDSILEVSVDSIESIHPHNVYAYARSVLGELLNEPSRCS; this is encoded by the coding sequence ATGGAAGTTCAAGACACAGAACCCGACATAAAGCTGCCACTCGAAAAGATAGGGTTTAAGGGGGTCAAAAGGCGGATCAAGCTAAACACTCCCAAGGGAGAGATCGTACTAGACCTAGACCTAGACGTTTTCATATCAATAGACGGTTCGAGGAGAGGCGCGCACCTCTCAAGAAACATCGAGGCCCTAGACCTAGCAGGATTACTCGCGCTAGGCCCCGCTAGGAGTATAGAGGAATACCTAGAGGCTGTTTCCCAGAAGCTGCTAAAGCTACATAACTATGCCTCACAGGTCGAGGCCCGTGCTAGGACGATCTACTACACCGAGATCGAATACAATGGCATACAGGGAGTAGAACCCGTAAACGTAGAAGTCGCGGTGGTAACCAGACGCGATGGGAGCAGGACATGGGTGACATCGGTGACCGTGGCCGCTATGAGCGTATGTCCAAGTGCACAGATTAGCGTGAGTCAATTACTTAAAACGGATAATCTAGCTCCGAGCCACGTCCAAAGGGTTCTGATAACGGGGAGAGTCACTACACGCGGTGAGATGGCTCGCATAGAAGATATAGCTCACGCACTCTTAGACAGCGCCTCCGCCCCCGTATTTACGCACCTCAAGAGGATGCAAGAGGCGAGACTAGTGATAGAAGCGCACAGAAGACCCATGTTCGCCGAGGATATAGCCAGGAGTGCGCTCTGCAACCTAGCAAAGAGGCTAAAGAAAAAGGTTTCAACTGATTCAATCCTGGAGGTATCGGTTGATAGCATCGAATCTATACACCCGCACAATGTCTACGCGTATGCCAGGAGCGTCCTGGGAGAGCTATTGAACGAGCCGAGTAGATGTAGCTAA